Part of the Cottoperca gobio chromosome 16, fCotGob3.1, whole genome shotgun sequence genome, GACTCGGTCCCAAAAGTTGCATTGGGgttgaaaacatattttgggGTGTGAACGGAAGTGACTGTATAGGAAATGATATCATAGagaacatattttattgtattatgtgAAGCCTTAACTCAAGGAATACGTTATTAAAGCTTACATTTTGCTCagatgtgtgtgggtgtgtgtgggtgtgggtgtgtgtcttaTTCCAAAGTTAAAGTCTGAACGGTGGTAAAATGTGGCTAACCAAACACCAAATCCTTTATTTGAACAGTGGCTTTATTTTTTTAGCATTTAATAACATACAGAATCATCTCTGAATGTATTACCGCCTAAGTGGAACATGTTGCTGTATTCCATGAATACAGTTTCAGCCATGTCCTTTCTGTTTATCATATATTACTGTGCCTGGAGATTTGGAAgcacactgtatgtatgttgtgttttcagctaaCCAAGAGTCTGCAGAGAACACGGAGGAGCTCGATGAAGACATCGCTGTTACGCAGACCCAAGTCAACTTCACCTGCCCACTCACACAGGTAGACTACTCCAGCCtgctcatgttttatttcactaatttaAATATTCCTGTTAAAtgctttttcttatttaaaaatatttccatCTTATTACAAATTCCTGACAATAAACTATTAGTTTCAGTATCAGCAAACCATAGAACACCACCTTGATTGGATGTTATAGTGGCttaagttgtgttttttgtatacgttttattttataacaaaccACTGTGACTTTGTATTCAAGGTGGAAATGGTGAACCCGATGAAGAATAAGAAGTGTGGCCACCACTACGACGAAGGAGCCATACTGAGTATGATCAAAGCGAGACACAGCCAGAAAAAGAAATGCCGGTAAGACGCTCTCCCTTAGAGGACTGTTAGAAAGTTGAGTCGGGTTTTGCAGTGGTAAACAACTCTGGCTTGGGACCAGCAGTCCTCCTtaattcacatttctttatgatAATGCTTTGatgttgaaattaaattaaatgtggaGGCTCCTAAAGAAACACTGATGAATTCCCAGTGCTGGCCGATGTTGTTGTGAAAGACATCTCGCTATTGTTATGACTTCTGACTGTGGTCACACTGCATCCACCATTACAGCAGTAATACTCCAATTGTGATTGGAATTTCCGTATTGTGATTTTTGTGAaatgctgttgtgtttgtggtCACATTTCGTTGTCCCTGAAGTGCCTGTCACTATCGATGCAGAGAGTTTTTCTAACTCGCGCTTTGTGTGAATTTGCATATTCTATTTGTGTGTTTAGATACTCTTTAAACAATCTTTTTCCGTCCCCTAGCTGTCCTGTGGTGGGCTGTGGGAACGCAGATGTGAAACAGTCAGATCTGATTCCTGACCAGATCCTGAGGAGGAAGATCCAGAGCCAGAAGAGGAACAACAACCGGACGTAGTGCTTTTAACCTTTTCTTTTGGCATTCATCATAAAATTTGTGCCATggtaattatttgtattattattattatttgaattagATTTCAGGAAGTGATtaattgtgtgtatttcagctgGAGTATTTTTGTGTACTCAGTCACGTTGAATGTAAATAAATCAGCAGACCTTTTTCATAAATGTATACTACCaaatttgtgtttgtgattggGAGTAGGGGTAAATATTTTTTCCATAATTTACATGATGCAGTGAGTTGCCAGAGCCACAAGAGAGCAGTGTCTGCATGAGGACACAGGATTTTTGTTTGGAAATTAAATGTTCATCCCTGGATTACACTTTTTTAGCTCCAGGTATGCTGGAGGATTATTAGTAGAGTTGTATCCACTACTGGCAACTATACATCGAGGCATTTGTTTAAGTCTAACTTCAGTTTAGTGAGCAGATGTAACTTCAATATGAACCCAGATCGATTTAATGTTGGAATCTTAAAGAGACTTGTGAttctccttttttatatttttataaataagacaggtttttctaattGCAGATAACTGAAGTATGATACCAAATTAATTTCCTATGAACAGTTTTGTGAATTAACCATAAACAAGCCATTCTTTGACGTCTGTGAGTGTGCACTTTGCACTTTTGTGATTAaatccctccctctcctgcatGCCCTCTTCTTGTGAAGGTTCTTTGTTCCAAAGAGAAACAAGCAAAGGCTGTGTTAGGATGAAACTATTGAAGCTAATCTTTTATTAACCTTGCATCAGGCATTTAAAAAAGTCTAATTGCACTTCCCCTCTAAAGAGTGCGTCACTCACCACTAAGAGCATTTGGCCAATGAAGATATTAACTGGCAACAAATGATCTACAATGTTGACTCATTCATTTCTCCACTCTACTTCCTTTTGAATTGACGTTCTTCAAAGCTAATCTTGTTTACTGCACAACATGTGAAGTCACAGGTAATTTAACAACACTGCTTTAATTTGTGGAAAGTGCACGCAAACACGCATCAGCATTGCCTTCGCCATAACACAAGCAGAGCCATTAAGCTGTTTCTTTGGAGGGAGGCAGAGCTGTAAATATCCTCAGAAATTCAATCACAATATTGTACAGGCATGCAGtgctgagaagaagaagagccccCAATCGATTCCCCATagatgtttctctttcttctggTTATGTTTGATCTGGAATTCATATTCATCTGTTCAAAAGAAGTAGGTGTAATGGCTGCCTGAGACACTGTAAGCCTCCATATCTGGCATGTCCAGGGAGGATTTTACCTTTTGGCAAGAAGTGAACATAGTCTCACTTTCTGGCAGAGGAGTCCTGGCTGGGGCTGGATGCAGAGGGAGCAGAACAGCAGGGTTTTAGAAGAAGCTGGTACTCCAAAATACTGGTTTAATTCAAATGTCAtgctttttctcacactgctTTTTGGGGCTTAATCCAAACAGTTTGACACCCATCAAAAAGGACTCTAGCGTGTGCTGTtgacacactacacactgccaACATGACCTCCCCCTCTGAAGTGAAAAACCCATTTCCTTTAGACTAAAGTTTAGTTGTTTAACACTGAAAACTATACCAGAACTTTAAAGAACAAACTGTTAAGAGCTTTATGTAACTCTTGCATGATTACCCTGGGTCAAGATTCTTGTGTTGCTAATCATACATTTCAAACCTGGAGTAAGCCTTTTCACTAACCATTTCACAAGTGACAGTATTAAAAACAggtgtaaaatataaaagtgaACAATGGCTGAATTTCTTTTAGCTGCCTTGGTTTCAGGGTCCTGCTATTGTACTGGCTCGCTGTCACATTGTCATGGCTTtcctgggacacttgaatagaacatgttaatgttattagtaacacctgtgcttttcttatgaaaagtcaaaatgtctatCATAAAGAAGGGTATACTGTAAAGTTTAATTTAAGCAGAGCTCATTACAGGGATACTTACCAATGCTGTTTCAATATCCCAGCTGGCATCGGGGATGTGTAGATCTTTTATGGTTTAAGAGTTTGGAGGCAAATTATCAGTGCAAAGTTAATATACAGAAAGAACCATGTAACTATAAATTCAGTTTGTATTTTTGCTGTATAAAGTTATGTCTGGttgtttaaaatgacataaCGTTAAGCTCAATGGAAtaattttattgaataaaaacGTATGCCCTCAGTTTTGCtgcacatttgatttgatcaaataagccaattttgttatgtttgtgtttgaaagaaTGAAGACAACAATAGTTAACAACATTTAGTCTCGATTtatagtgttttttgtttttatgatactAATCTTTAAATCACATTACAAGTCCCGTTACAAACAACAATGCAAAATGCCAAAGTAATTTGACTTAATAATTGGATTTCCCTTTTAAACCTCATTTCATCATAGTACACAGCTTTCATAGTATGGACATAATGAAATAGTGAACTGGtgtgctgactgactgacactaATTATCCAGtgttaattacaaaataaataatttaacgAGAAAGTGGTCCAAATGTCTCCTCACACTCAACCATTCTCCTGTTCTGTCCTCTATACAGGATGTGTCTGCTACTCTGTTCATCAGAGgtttgatgtttttataattTCCTTATAAACTTTTTTATGAGTTTACACCTGTCTTGTATATTTGCATGGAATCTGCTGTATGGTTTTGATTGTTTGGGAATATTCTCCCCCTTTAGACAAATCTCTGTATTGATCACAAGTAAACTTCAGATTGGGAGTGTGGTACTGAGAAGTGGGTTTATTGTAACTGTTACGTGTTCAAATCTGTAAAGAGATggaccaggaatctttgggttgtaatatcaagttatttatttacatcaaaagtgcagcaaaacataaaactctACTCATGAGGGCCGATCAGCTTCGCTGCTCCACAGACCACCAAAGTAGTTAACTGTGTTACAAAAAGGCCCTGAATGAGCTCTAACATGTAGCCTATATCTCTAGCATAAGaggaatgttttcttcttcttattggtcgTTGTATCCAATGGTGTATCCAATAGTGCGCTGGCGTGTCCACGCCTCTTGGCAcggtttcatctttggtgtcttcatttggtacctgtttacatttattgggaacttacactacattaagtatacatatttgaatttacactacattatgtatacctgCTGAACAGTAGATCTCTGGTCAGTGTCTGAGCCTCACACAGGGTGCTAAAGTTTTACCATAACATCTTCTCAGTCCGAGGAACTCTCAGGGTCTTCTCATGCCTTGGGTTACTGccgttcaacacaacacctgctatgatagcggAATGGGTATCTTTTCTCACGCATaccttatctggttatagtctaaacaaagctagctccctgcaTCCTGTGTGCCCCAGTTCAAATCCCTCTGTGTGAGTACTCTTTTcaatcatggacatgcatacagttctgatcaaaagtataagaatataacatcatacatagtaatgtgtatgttacatggatcaagatataaaagtacaacaacTTACATAgtgatgtgtacagtacataaatcaaagtataaaagtgcagtgtacatctaagatTATGCAAGTGATACTAAGCTTGGTgtgataaattcatgtttccacGAATAAGTAAGTAATACTGAGTTtggtgataaattcatgatttccacatAACCTAATATTATGTTGtctttttgaaaaatatataacattccACATCTACTTATTATATCTACTTATCAATGAAACATAttgatgttgttttatttttatcaaataGTCAAATGCATTTCACTTTTATGAAGTCtttcaaatattataatactctCACCTAGCTGGTacgtttttatttgtatttatttaaagtaaaggaCAGactgaatatgtaaataagGCAAAAAGGCGTACTGTCGCTTTAATTGCCAACACCTCCCAGCAGTCACTGGGTCCTGGATGAGTTTCGCTGCAACAAACGCCGTGCTTCATACTACACACGGTCTGTACATCAGACCACACAACACCCTTATTCACAGGAAGGAGCCGCCACCAGCACAGCACATCACAGCACAGCAcggcacagcacagcacagcctCAAATCCGGGTAATTTTACCGATGTGACAACAGGAGTGTGAGAAAGCTGCTGCCAGGAGCTGAACTGCAGGTGAGTCTGTCTGCTCTCCAGAGACTCTACTGTGGACTGAGTTGAGGAAAATGAACCGGAGTAAATGTAGAGTACAACTGAGAAAGACTTAACTAGAAAGCAGAAGTGTAGATGATATCGCACGGTATTACTGAGATGGTGTAAAAAGTTATATGTGAGTGGAAACTGCGAGCCAACAGGTGTGTCAGGTCACAGCTGTTGGGAATGTAGGCTAAACTCTGAATAATAGTTTGACTTGCACATTGGCTTAATGGGCTCTGAACTAGCGACTGTcttgtttatttatacagggTGGCGCAGTTGGCGTTCATTTGGAGGATATATACAGCCGGACATGGATTATTGGTGCCCGTCTTCACCGCTTTGGATTTAGTAAAGACGCCGTCTCTGCTCCCCGGTGAAGAACAGGTGGATCCTGTTTCTGTGTTCAGCTTTATTCCCCTTTCATCCACCTGTCACCTTTATGGGGAACCAGGTGGAGAAACTCACGCATTTAAATTACGCAGAGGTGCCAACGGCCGATCCAAATGGGTTCGACCCGGACGACGACGGACCGCGGATCGGCGTCTCATACATTTTCTCCAACGACGACGACGACCAGGACGACAATTTGGACCGCTTTTCATCTGAGAACCACATGGTAAACCATGAGGAGAAGCCCTTTGATGCACAGGACGAGCTGGAGTGCGCAATTTACTACCGAGAGGAGAGCGTGTACGAGACGAACACCGGAGCCGAAACTCACTCTGCGGAAAGTCTCCTGAACAAGTGCAGACCGGGAGACCTGCTGGAGTTTGTGGCCACCGGACAGTATCCTCACTGGGCTGTGTACGTGGGGGACTTCCAGGTGGTTCATTTGCACCGGGCTGAGATCAAGAACAACTTTCTCACCGATGTGAGCCAGGGCAAAAAAGGCAGGATAGTGAACGGACTCTACAGGTACCGTGCGCTCCCCCCGGAGGTGATTGTGCGTAACGCCCTGGACCATGTTGGgtcgagagacagagagctctACTGGAGAAACTCTGAGTGCTTTGCCGCCTGGTGCCGCTTTGGCAAAAGGGAGTTTAAAATCGGAGGGGAGATAAGAATAGGAAAGCAGCCGTATAAGTTAAAGTTGCTCTTTTCTGAGAAGAAGAGTCACGTCCTGGAGTTTCAGAGCCTGGAGGACGTGATCATGGAAAAGAGAAGGAACGATCAGATTGGCAAAGATGCTGTGATGCAAGAGATGGCCAACCACTTAAACGCAACACATGAAATCAAAGAGGCGCATTTTGTCAACTGATCGTGGAAAATGCAAACTTTTCACGCTGGAAAACAAAGCCTTTGTGTTGTCGAGGGCGCATGTATCCCTCCCAGTCAACCAGAGCTCTGCCTGTGAGCTTGGATGCATATTCCACACTGCAAACAATTTACAATCCATATTTTTTTGAGATGAGAGGAAAAGCCATCTGGGGGTCACAGTTTTATTATCAAGTAGCAAAGCCGATCATAAGGGTCaaagcaaacatttgttttgcatcagAAACAAGTGAAAACACTGGCAATGTCTTTCCTcttaagaaaaaatatatttcacactCTCAACCCAAGATTAAGTGACTGTATGATGGATACATTAGCATCAGAGCTGCACCTGCAGTCTAATCATTTGGGGATGAAGTCAGCATTTAAATGCCCATAATTATCTTCCTAATCCAAGGAATCTTGTGAGTGCTGAAAGTGTTTGCTCCTCTCAGGTGATGGTGATCAATACAGATTGGAGAGATGGCCACTCACTTTGGTTATTGTGTGTCAACCTTGAGGATTCCTACTGTTGCTTTATATCCAATCGTGACTCAGCTTTACCCACTCTTTCACTACTTTGTGGACACTGACTGTGCACTTTTACCGtttcaacagtttattttttggaaaaaaagatgtttgtaTTAAGGaatatggaaataaatatatatttgaacagtaaagttttttttctttttagtaaaGGATTGCAACTTTAACCTTATAAAAAATTATATGATTTATGGGGATCCTGGTATAATGCTAATCAATCATGTCACGGCTCTCAGGAGAAGTGGGGAGGACGTTCTATACTACCCTGCATCCTAAATACCAGCATTGTTTAGTTCCTTCTGTGCTGGACATTTTGCTTTGTTTGCACCTGCTGACTGAAGataagtcattttttaaagtttagcCGCAGGCTAAGAATGTTTCTCACCCATATTCGGCTTTCCTTCCTTCAGCTGGAATTAcagcattaaattaaatattggtCAAAGgtgcagttttgtttgtttacaccCACACATAGGCTCAATTCTAATTCAGAAATGACAATATTCTATAAAGATACAATATAAGGAAggataagatatatatttttattttagttgatAAAATTTGATAAGAAATGGGCTAGGAAAGTAAATTATATATCAACAGGAAGTACATGATTTACGATTGAGATAcctatgacattttaaatgtcagtctAATGTCAAACATTAAAAGCCTGTGAAACACTTAACAGTATGTTCACATAAAGACGCTACAACGGAAATTACAGTAGGCTCTGAGGTTGTTTTGAACTGTGAGAcgtcttgtttttttccctctgcaTTTCAGAGGAAGCTGAAGACTCCCTCACACCCACAGTAGATGAGTTACTTTGcctgtttgttttcctcctgtgATATTTGCATGGAGGTAATACAGTAGTTATTTTGCTGCAGGTAAGTTCCCACTGGACCAGAGCAGGATCGTCATCAGCACTGGTACCAAATAAGAAAGCTGCCGGACACATTAGCATTTCTTCAATCCTCTGTGGTCTACCACAGTGATTTAATCtaaattgtgtgtatgtgatgcaTATTTATGATAATCACTCATATATTTTTTAGCACCAACACAATCCGAGCTGCTTTGGGAGAAGCACACAATGTTAAAGCAGCTGCCAGTAGATTTGcgtaatgttaaatattaactCACATTTTTCATCTTGTGTGACAAAGCTGAAATGGTGTTATACTTGCATCATATATTAAGTTCAATTTGATTTTCTCTGCACAAATTTGTGGTATTTCTGTGGTCTCCGCATACTGTATGAGCTATGAAAAACTAATGCATCATGAAGCTAATTCATATAAATCTGAATATGGTTTTATTGTGCAGCTTGTTGGTCCGTGACATCTTTTCCTGTGAACAAAGTTTATGTTTGCATTTAGTGTTCAGTAGAATAATGTGAAAATGGCCAAACAAAATGGGAACCCACATCACATTCCTAAAGACTCCACAGAGTACCTTTAAGATAGCTTGGATACACTGAAATGTCACATGCAGTCCAATATTGCAAGAAAGCTGGGGCAATGCAACCATGATTAAACTCTTAATGACTTCAGAAAAAGACCACCAGAGTGTGATCTGTAACCAAACTAGATTATACACGACTTGAGACAGCGAGAGCTAGCCATCTTTTACCATGACACAAAATGTGTGTAACCAGGGGAAGCTTTGGGTTTTCTCACATCAGCCTTTTGGCCACTGAGTCTGTCATGTTTCATTTGAAGGATTGGATGAAAGCCCACACCCTTCAGGCAAAACTGGCAACATTACAGAAGTTGGGGAAAAGCCAGAGCTCAAATCAAACCCATCCCCACgtttacaaaatgtcattatCTACAAAAAGTTCTTCCCCTACACAAACCTGTCTGAACTGTGCATATGAGGACATTCTTTCTGACAGGCCTACAGGAAGTGGGAGTGTATTTTAGACGTGGCCTCAGGCCACTGCGAGATTGTTATCCAATGTAGGACAAATACTGCATCTTAAAGATGGATAGTTTGAGGACATTTGACAATTTCATGTTATGTGCTCGACTGTTAAATATATGAATCTCACCTCAGGGATAGTATTAGATTTCCAGTTTTACACCACGTTTGCTGCTCAAACAACGTCTATGCACCACTAAGGTTTTTGCCAATATCCTATTTAAGCAGCAAAGAATAGGATTTATGAATGGCTGTTGGTACATGGAGTGTGCCTGTAAGATAAGATAGTAAAACGGATTATTAAGATGACACCAGCCCTTGATAAGCAGTGCAATGTTGAATCTTGCAATTTGACCAGCACTGATGAGAACAGTAAAGTCTGATACTCTCATAACAGGTCACTTTCCGGTCATGTTAAAGCAGGGgtctgcggctcaggagccacagcggctctttaacccctctgtagtggctccctgtagctttgacaaaaaaaacccccattgaactaaatatttatttttttgtattttttgttgcacagcggacaatctttcaaagggaacaccttaTCTTGAAGtttgaggtgatattgtgacactgaaatacattttttattttatatataactcgtccactaaaatatgcgtcacattctcctgcgtctacggGTATatacctgcatagttctgtgtttaatttatttcaaagtagacCTAAACACGGCAGtatcttttcctcctcttcaaaagagtttggtgttttcctttgttaaaacaggtaaaaatagcaacaTGATCTcaagtttcctttattgtcattctgtaatttcataaatgcaacaaatatagcaggggtattcaactaaatttctaagaggtccagttagagaaaatttccgcgagcaaaggtccagagcatcataatgtctaacttgcgttatgaattagtgtgatacatattgaagcagcctagtagctgtatcaacgtctgcacgtaatGAACAACTAACTATCAAATCTATTAAAGaaagttcaatttaaaaacatttagacaatatttattgtcacttaacattgaactatacagatatataatactatagatatgtataatgttcttctcgggcttcatttaaataaaaaataaataaaatggcttttgaaaaattgtgcatcttaaaataaagtgcttaatcttagaaaaataaaataaagtgtagcagcagcttgagtttctctttttctttaactgtttcacatcttgatttaactctcaaccaatgttagaataaatcagtctcaacacatcttaacaattgaacagtttaacccagactagcacatcctgggttaaactgctctgtggctgatgctgacaggtggcctatctgctttattttgtcacaaatcaaaatcatattgggctctgagtgcttatgttctgtgccctcagttcagacttgagagggtatgtttggtcaaaaacgttgtgctttgtctcacagtggcgtttcacatcaccactgttaatgagcaccacggtctctgagcatatgagacacaggtgttgtgctcccagtgggaaggatgaacatgaatgagtccatcctgggttgaaagctctgttgactcttcttggagagcgccatgagtagttattgttctctccctgtatcgctaactcgtctttccgtctgtctctcgcctctcatctgtctgtattcagagtcgcaatgtttcccgcctggaatgcacagatttgattggctgcgtagcatcacgtgggatggcttaactcaaACGCAATTGTTCTGTGAGTTCCCTGAGCCGCTAAACCTGTGCCGTAAatacgagaaaagctgcgccggttaaaatggaagcgccccgtcaaaattgaaaatccgtcaataatttattgattataggtcggcgtctggttccggactcggaccgcggtacCGCTAGTTAGTGAACTCtgaaatatagtataactatatataaaatgtataagctgtgttatcaaatatgatttgcggctccagacaaatcttatttggtggaagaggaggcaaaatggctctttgaTAGTAATGGTTACCGACCTCTGTGTTAAAGGGACAGCTCACCccaaaattaaaaatacatattttcctctcacctgtagtgctacttatcaatctagattgtttctGTGAGAGTCCCAGAGTATTGAAAATCTCGGCCGTAGCGATGTCGGCCTTCTCTTGAACATAATgaaactagatggcactcggcttgcgGTGCTCGAAGAGcctaaaaaatacatttgaaaaacagcaatgtctcttttcaGAAATAATGACCCGgctactcaagataatccacagaccttattgtgagcagtttcatgtgggaaatattttttttatctagtGTATCGCAGTGCAGAAAGAAGTGTGCTTCTAATCGTGGACGAGAGGCTCGTGCTTGTGACAGTGCGAGATGTAAACATAATGGCGTCCTCCTCAGctgagctgtaacgttagctgGCTCAGGAGAGCTCAAGAGAGCCTCTCATTCATAAGTAGATGCAAGCTTTGAGCACCACGAGTTGAGTGCCATCTAGCTCTATCATTAACGAGAGAAGGCAGACCTCTCTACAACCGATATCTCTAACACTCTGCCACtcgcaccaaaacaatctagattgaaaaaggaaaaatatattgtttttattttggggtgaactgtccccttttaatattaattagtTTCCTCACCTAAAAAAGCATCTGCTACATACAGGGACAGAGTGCTGCAGGCTTTTTGTTTATCAGGCCACTTTCACTGCCCACTCACCTGAATCATGTTTATGCTTGTGTTTGGAGAGACACTTCCAATTCCTGTGAATTAGAGAGTATAGCCTAATGAAACTCCAAAATGAACTACACTGCATTTATTAACACTTATTGATCCACAGTGCAGCAACTCACACTTCCCACATTTCAGTGTAAACTTTACTTCTAGCACCATCCACCTGCATTGCCTGCATTGGGTTAATTATTTACATGAGACTCCCACCAGCTTGACTTGGGCTGAACTGTGTTTACTGTTCGTTTCAGACTGATTCTTTCTGGGCCCGGCGTGGgatcactgtttgttttttcagcaacaataacaaagtCCATTCCCTCCCAGTTCCATGGAGTTCTGAGGTTGCGCTCCTTTTTCAAAGCCACATTCCTATAACCtagttttacacattttgtgttgCACCTGCTACTTTTCAACTGCACAACAATTGAATTTAGTTTGTATGCTACCACAAATACAGGCAGGCAACCAATgttcccttccttcctctgtGCTTTCTTTCACGTTCCTTGACAAACGTGGTTCCGTAGGACTGAGCAGTAGGCTGTGAAGGTAAAGCCTCTGTAAACAGCGGGGGAATTGCTGAGTTTAGAAAAGATCAGTTTAAAGACACCATGATGGTTCAAAGGAAATAACAAGGAAACAAGAATACCAATGTAGCAAATCAGAAGGGGGGAAGATACAAGATATCATGTGTAAGAATAGCTTTGTAAGACGATGTAAGAATATCTTTGATTTGATTATCGtgacgagagaaagagagtgaattCTTAGACAACCGGCGCTGATAAGGAGCTCATCAGAATGTAATCGGGCCCATTCTAGTTTGAGCTGTCGTG contains:
- the lratd2b gene encoding protein FAM84B — protein: MGNQVEKLTHLNYAEVPTADPNGFDPDDDGPRIGVSYIFSNDDDDQDDNLDRFSSENHMVNHEEKPFDAQDELECAIYYREESVYETNTGAETHSAESLLNKCRPGDLLEFVATGQYPHWAVYVGDFQVVHLHRAEIKNNFLTDVSQGKKGRIVNGLYRYRALPPEVIVRNALDHVGSRDRELYWRNSECFAAWCRFGKREFKIGGEIRIGKQPYKLKLLFSEKKSHVLEFQSLEDVIMEKRRNDQIGKDAVMQEMANHLNATHEIKEAHFVN